The DNA region GCTAAATTTATACCGGACAGTTCGTAGCGACCTGTCTAAAAACAAAACTACGGAGGTTATTATTATGAATTCATCAAAAAAAGTAAGAGGCATTGTATTTGCCTCAGTAATTGCTGCAATTTACGCAGTACTTACTATTTTATTATCATTTATGTCTTTTGGAGTAGTACAGTATAGAATTGCCGAAGGACTGACAGTTTTACCTTTTATAACTCCTTATGCTATTCCCGGATTAACTATTGGATGCCTAATATCCAATATAATTAGCCCTGTAGGCACGGTAGACATGGTTTTAGGTACCTTCGCCACATTAATTGCCGCTATAACTACCTATTATATAGGTAAAACTAATCTTAGACATAAAAAGCTTTTGGCACCATTGCCAGCGGTTATATCCAATGCTATAATTATAGGTCTTATGCTAAAATATCTATATATACCGGATATGCCACTATGGCTTATATCCCTAGAAGTCGCTTGGGGTGAAGCTCTTTGTTGTTATGGATTAGGCTTACCAATATTAGCAGTTTTCCAAAAGAATCCTGTACTAAAAAAATTTATTAAATAAAATAACTATAAATATAAGAGGCTAACAAAAATATGCAGCCTCTTATACTATATACATAATATATATGCATATATACAAAATAATATATTCGTAAAAATCATCTCTATGAAAATAAAGTATTTATCAGAGTAGTATATCTACGAAAATAACATATTGTCACTTATAGAATTTTCGAGTTTTTCAAATTCCCTTAGTAGCTTGTCTGCAGTTAAATTTTTCTTTTCATTTCCCTTTATATCCATAACTACTTGGCCCTTATGGATCATAATAAGCCTATTCCCCATTGTTATGGCATCATTTAAATTATGAGTTACCATTAAAGTAGTTATTCTATCTTTTTCTACTATCTCCTTTGTTATATCCATAATTATCTCTGAGGTTTTTGGATCTATAGCTGCTGTATGCTCATCTAATAATAAAAGTTTAGGTTTTGTTATTACCGCCATTATAAGAGAAAGAGCTTGTCTTTGACCACCAGATAAAAGTCCCACTTTATTATGTAGCTTATTTTCTAGACCAATATTCAATTTTGCAAGAACTTCCTTAAACATATTTATATGTTTCTTATTTATAGCAAAGGATAAATTGAATTTATTTCCTTTATTATACGCCATGGACATGTTTTCTAATATGGTCATATTTGGCGACACACCTAATGAAGGATTTTGAAATACTCTTCCTATTTGTTTAGTTCTTTTATATTCAGGCAATCTAGAAATTTCTGAGCCTCTCAATGTTATAGAACCTGCAGTTATATCTATATTTCCAGATACAATATTTAAAAGAGTAGATTTACCTGCACCATTACTTCCTATTATGCTTACAAAATCTTCCTTTTCTACAGTTAAATTAAAATTATTAAACAATGTATTCTCATTAACCGTCCCTTTATTAAATACTTTGTATAGATTCTTTATCTGAAGCAATGGATGCACCTCCTTTTTTAGATTTAAATATTTTTGTTAAACCAAATGCTGAGCCTAAACTTCTATTATTGATATTATTAAGAGATAAAGCTATTACTACAATAACAGCTGTAATTAATTTTAAATCTGTAGGTGGAAGCCCTAGTTTTAATGCTAATGCTATTACTGCTTTATACAGAACTGCTCCTAGTATTGCCATACTACTTCCTTTTACAAAATTAAATTTTTTTAAAATTGATTCTCCCATAATAACTGAAGCTAGTCCCATAACCACAATGCCTGTACCCATACCTACATCTGAAAACCCCTGATATTGAGCAGTAACAGCTCCACATAGGGATACTAGTCCATTTGAAATCATAAGTCCTACAACCTTAATAAAGTCCTTATTTACCCCTAATGAAGTTACTAATTGTTCATTATCCCCTGTAACTCTCAAAATAAATCCTAATTTAGTTTTTAAAAATAAATCCACTAGCAATTTAATTACTACTGCCAATATTAAAATTATAAATATTGGTGCCAAGGATAAATTAAATATAGTTTTTTGCCCAAACAAAGGAATATTAGATTTCTCCATTATTCTTAAATTTATAGAATAAAGAGATATCATCACAAGTATTCCAGATAAAAGATTGGTAATTTTAAACTTAACATGAAGTATACCTGTAATAGCACCTGCTGCAACTCCACCTAAAGTAGCTAAAATACAAGCTAAAAATGGATTTATCCCTTTAAGAATACCTACTGCTGCTATGGCTGCTCCTAAAGGAAAAGTTCCCTCTACAGAAAGGTCTGGGAAATCTAAAATCTTATATGTTATGTAAACACCTATGGCGGCTATGGAAAAGATAAGTCCTTGTTCTAAAACATTTATCAAAAAGTCCATTATTGTACACCTCCCGTAATTATTTGTGCCTTCTCTTCAATATCTTTAGGTATACTTATATTGAGTTTTTTACAAGCATCCTTATTTATTACAGTATTAGTGTCTTTAGAGGTTTGTACAGGCATTTCTGCTACCTTTTTTCCCTCTATAACGTCCACTGCCATAATTCCTGTTTGAAAGCCTAATTTATAATAATCTATACCATTAGTAGCTACAGCTCCTGCCTTAACATGAGCACTTTCTGCTCCTATAATAGGAATATTTCTTTTATAACATTCATTTACCACTAAAGGCATAGAAGAAACCACTGTATTATCTGTAGGAACATATAAAACATCTATCTTTCCAACTAAAGAATTTAGTGATTGAGCCACTTCATTTACATTAGTTACGCCTGATGTCTTAATATTAAATCCAAATTCTTGTGCAGCTTTTTTCATATTTTCCACTTGAAGTTCTGAATTCTTCTCGCTAGTATTGTATACAACACCAATAGTTTTTGCCTGAGGAATCATCTCTTTTATAAGCTGTAGCTGCTTATCTATAGATACATTGTCAGAAGTACCAGTTACATTTGTTGAAGGCTTCTCTAAAGACTTCACTAATCCAGATTGTACTGGGTCTGTAACTGCAGTTATTAATATAGGTTTTTCTTTTATAACATTAAATGCTGATTGTGCACATGGCGTTGCAATTGCAAAGATTAAATCTTCATCTTTAGATGCAAAATTCTGTGCTATAGTTTGGGCCGTTGCCATATCCCCTTGAGCATTTTGAAAATCCACTTTTATATTCTTATTTTCTTCATATCCTTTGGATTTCAATGCATCCATAAATCCTTTTCTAGCGGATTCCAAAGCTGGATGTTCTACAAACTGAGAAATGCCAATGTTTATAATCTTTTTATCCTTTAAAGTTTTTTGTGATTGAGATGCTACTATATTGTTGCATCCGCCTAAAAATAATGAGCTCATCAAAAGAGCTATAAGACATGAAAGTTTTTTCTTTCCTACCATACTACCATCCTCCAAATATAAATTTTTTTATAAAAAAAGCTCTCTAATAGAGAGCTTATTTACTATACCTAAGTAAACCCTATAATTCAAAGGTTTAATTGCAATTTTCATACCTCAATGGCCATGCTGTTTTCTAAACATTTAATTGCAATTCTAATAAAATAATAAATTCTCCTACAATCCTACAATACTACAATACTACAATCCTACAACAATACAATACTAATTTATTTATATACTACACTACTACAATCAAATATTATTATATTCAAACACTATTATACTTAATTTGTATACTTATTATACTACAATTTTACTACACTATTATACTTAACTCATATGCTATAATTCTACTATACATGTACTAATTCTTTACTTTTAATACATAAATATCTGAACTATTCTTAAATTACTTAAACTGAAGTAGAGCTTTTTAGTTAAACTCACTTAATCATACTATAATTTACTAAAATCATTTAGTAATCTACAGAGATCATTTAGTAATGTACTAAAATCATTTAATACTTATGCATACTTCATTATTTAAATATTATTATCTAAATATTAAAAATTATGTTTAACATTTTATAATATTGTTTCAATATTGTCAATATTATATTTTGGAAATTGTGATTTTTTCTTTTGGTATGGCTCTATGTCCAAGTCCTATAGCTATTTCATTTAAATGCAGAAGTCCTATACTCATAAATATAGTTACACATAAATGTTCTCCACTTCTTGCTATGCCTATCTTACCTCCAACATTTAATCCACTAGCCTTTTGGAGTACTTGAATCAACGCCTCCTTGGTAGCACCTATTACTGCCCCATCATATAGATGAGCATTCTCTGGGATCAAGCCACCCTTTTTAGAAGCCACAAGCGCCCTTTCTATAATTTTAGACATGGTGTTATTTATATTACCACCAATATTTACAGCTGTAGTTAATATATCCTTTTTTCTAAATCTATCTTCCAATTCTTTTTCTTCTTCCCTTTTAGATATACTCATTTCAATAGCTGCCTTTGCCACATCCATACTATCTAAATTCATAATACAACCTCACAATTCTTTATTTATATATTTTCATAATTTACATGTCTATATTATAATCCAATACCGCAATAAATCCTATGGTAATTTTATAAACTACTTATTTATTACTCAACTTTTACACATAAATTTCAAATTTTACATTAGATGAATAAAAGAAATACAAATATAGTTTTTAATTTAAAATTTAGAATGTAAAATTTAAATCAAAGTTGAAATTTCTAGACAATTCCTTGAATTTACAATTTATAAAATACTTTATTATAAAATCAAAATCACTTAAAAATTGACAAATTTAATACCTATAGTACTGTATTAATGCCCTTTCATTCTCCAATATAAACAACTGAGGTTTGATTAAAATTTATATGAGAAAGTTCAGTTAATTATAATTTTACCCTTTAAATCCTCATATAATTATACGGGGGTGTTTTTCGTGAATAGATTTAAAAAATTTTTTGTATTTATAATTATAATGCTAATTATAATTTTAGCTTTTTTTATATTTTTCAAGAAAAATTCTGAAAAAGTTTCTGGTATAAATATAAAAGGCTATGACTCTAAAAAACCCATAGTTATAGTAGTAGATTTGGAAACTAACACTTTAGGGGTTTTCCAAAATGACAAATTATTGAAAACCTATACAGTAGCTGGTGGTAAACCTTCTACTCCCTCTCCTATAGGAACCTGGACCATCATAAGTAAAGACACTTGGGGAGAAGGTTTCGGTGGAAGATGGATGGGTTTTAATGTTCCCTGGGGTAAATATGGAATACATGGTACCGATAAGCCCGGTTCTATAGGCTGGAGTTCGTCCCACGGCTGCATAAGAATGAGAAATAACGATGTTAAGGAGCTTTATAAAATAACTCCTCATGGTACTAAAGTTATAATTAATGGTGGTCCCTATGGAAATTTTGGTTCTTATTTACGACCTCTAGAACCTGGCATGAGAGGCTCCGATGTGTACGAAGTTCAAAAGTATTTAAAAGAAAAAGGATACTATAATGGAAATCCTGATGGAATTTATGGTGAGGGAATGAAAGCAATAGTCCATAAATTTCAAAAGGATAATAAACTCTCTATATCCAACACCATAAATTCTGCATTTTATAAAAAATTAGGAATAGAACTTAAGGAGTAAACCTTAAGCCCCTAAAATATGGGGGTTGAGGTTTACTCCTCCATCCTTATATTATCAATAATACTCTCCTTCTTTATTCTATTTAGTGGAAAATATGCAGATAATAACGAAATAGCAATTGCTCCTGCAGCAGCTATAATTATATATTTCCATGGCACTGACCACTTAATTTCTCTAACTTCACCTAATATTCTGTCCAGCACATAAGTTAACACTGTACCTATTACTCCCCCAAGTATAGAGCTTATTATTCCATAAAGACCTCCCTCTAGGTATATCATTTTATTTATCTGTCTGCTGGTCATACCAATGGCTTGTAGCGCCGCTAATTCTCTTTTTCTAAGAATCAAATTTGTTCCTATTGTATTTATTATATTTAAAGAAGATATTAAAGTTATTACCGCCACAAATCCATATAAAAATATACCTACTATTAAGGATTGCTTTTTTTTATTTTCTAACGTTTCTTTGGTATCTAATAGATTAATTCTTTTACTTTCATCTGCAAACATTTTCAATTTCTCTGTTATATTTTTTCTATCTGCTTTTTCATCTACCAATATGTGCATAGAATAAAAAGTTTCATCTTCAGTTATATCTTTAAATAACTCTTCTGTGGTTATAGCATAAATTTCACCATTATCAGATTTAGCATCTCCAATAGGTGCTCCTTGCAATATTCCAAGAACTTTTAACTTTTTATTAACTTTTTCCTTCCCTGCACCAGATGTTTTGAATATTTCAATTTCATCACCCACTTTAAAGTTTGTAAAATTTATAACTGATATTTTATTACTTTTAGGGTTAGAAATACTGCCATTTTGAATCAACAATACCCCATTTTCATTATTTATATCTTCTTCACTTACACTACCCTTTAAAAGTTTATTCTTGCACAATTCTAATTGCTCGCTATCATATCCTTTTAAAAATAACGGTATACTTTCATTTTTTTCTTTTGAAGTTTGTCCATTTCGTGAATTTAATATTCTTCTATACTCTGGAGTTATTAATTCCTTATGAACAGAAATTTCATAATCTCTACTTCCAAATATTCTATATATCTTTTCTACACCCTTTATGTTTTGGATAGACATGTAATCTTTTTTAGAAAAACCAGAGTTTTTATTAGACTCAGGAATTTTCATTAACTCATAATCTCTATACGATTGCTTTTTTACTGAATCAACTGTATTTCCTATAGACATTATAAAACTAAAAACTATAAAAAGTACTATACTTATAATTGTAGAACTTATAGTTACTAAGAACCTTCTCTTATTCTTCTTTATGTTTTTATATGCTATCTCTCCTTCTACTTTAAATATATTTTTTATTAATATATTAGCTCTTACTTTTTTAACTCTTTTAGTTTTTGTTCTAAAGTTGCTTTTTATAGCATCCAATGGTGATACTTTTGATGCCATAAATGCTGGCTTAACACAAGATACATAAATAGTAATTAATGCTATAGCTGTACTTATTATAAATACATAGGGTGATACTACAACTTTAAATTCTAAAGCTTTAGTCCCAAATAATATTTTTTTAATAATATAGAAAACTATATACATAGCTATAACTCCACTTAGAAGACCTATAGGTATAGATATAAAGCTTAATACTCCAGCTTCCTTATATACAATTTTTCTTATTTGTTTAGGAGTAGCTCCAATAGACCTCAGTATTCCTACTTGTCTTATCCTATCCATCACAGACATTTGAAAAATATTATAAATAACCATTATAGTACTGATAATTATTATAAAAATTATAAATGCAGCTATTAAAAATATAGTTTTATTATAATCTTTATCTATTCCTCTTCCCTCAAAATTTAATAAAACATAATTGAAATCTACTTTCATATTTTCATTATTACCACTTAAAAACATATCTAATTTAACTTCATCAATATATTTTTCTATATTCTTTTTTGCATTTACATACACATATGCATTATACTTACTTTTCAAACTTCTATCTAAAATTGGAATTGTTATAGCCTTAGCTCTTGTATTGTATTGGGAATAAAATTTACTATCTATTATACCTGATAGAATAAAAGTTCTTTTTTCTTTCTCATCATATTTATAGTTTGAACCATCACCAAAATCTTCTTCTAAAGACTCTTCCTCATTATCCATTGTACTGCCTTCTGTATTTTTTTTAGTAAACTCTCCCAAAGGCAAAGTTATCTTATCTCCAACCTTTGGATTGTTAGAAATGTACTCTAAAGCCCATTGCTCTATGGCAATTTCATTTTCATTTTTAGGCAAATTTCCTTCCTTTAAAGATAGTGGAAGCATCTCCATAGCCTTTTTATCATAAGATACTATATCTATATACTTGTAAATGGGCATACCTTTTACATTTATATCCTTGGGATTAGCTTCATATATCTTGCTCTTACCTATTTCTCTTAATACACCAACTTTTTCACTATCTAAGTGGCTTTTTATCTTTCTAAGCTTCTCCTCACTTATCCCTTCAAATACCACATGAAAATTTCCTATTTCTCTTTTAGTACGCTCCATATCATTTTCCCTATAACTCACTACCAAAGTTCCCATTGCACATATTAAGGCTACAGAAAGAATTATTCCTATACAGGTTAAAATGCTTCTCTTTCTATTATTTTCTAGATATCTATATGATATGTGAGAATAATTTTTCACCTTCTCTTCACCTTCTTTTATTCATACTATAAATTTAAAAATTCACTTTATAATATCTACATTTCCTTTTCTAAGAATAGTATTTTGTAAATCTCTAATATCCAATAATCACCCTTCGAAAATAAATTGTAAATCACTAAAAATCTTTATTTAAATAGTTCATTAGAATAATAATCAAATATGAAATAAGGCATAAATTAAATAAAATTTATGCCTTTTAGGTATTTAAAAATTACTCTTCCATCCTTATATTGTCAATTAAACTTTCATTTTTTATACGTCTAAGAGGGAAGTAGGATGAAATTAGTGCAATGAGCATACAGCCTACTATAGCCACAATTATAAAATTCCAAGGTATTGTCCATTGGAACCCTCTCACATTTCCAATCATTTTTCCTAAATAATAACTTAGTCCACTTCCTATTAAAGATCCTATTATAGCACTTATAATGCCATAAAGAACTCCTTCTAAATAAACCATCTTCTTTACTTGTTTTCCTGTCATTCCTATAGCTTCTAATGCGGCAATTTCTCTTTTTCTAAGCATTAAATTGGTACTTATTGTATTTACTATATTTAAGCTACTTATTAATGCTATAACAGATACAAAACCATATAAGGATATTTTCATTGTTAAATTTGTTCTTCTCATACCTTCTAACATCTCTTTAGTATCCGCAAGAGATATTCTTTTATCCCCTTTAGTAAATTCCTTAAGGCTTTTTGTAACACTTTCCCTATCAGCATTTTTATCTAAAATTATGTCCATATAATGAAAACTATTATCTTTTCCAATTTCCTTAAATAAATTTTCTGTAGCTATTACATACATAGCTCCGTCTGGTACAAACTTACCTATAGGACTCTCTTTTAGTATTCCAACTACCTTTACCTTATTATTAATATTTGAATTTTCCCCTTTATCTTCTCCTATTTTTATTTCATCTCCAACCTTTAAATTTGAAATATTAATCATAGAAGTTTTTTTAGCTTTTCCATCATATACCACTGAATTTTGTACTATTAATACTCCTCTTTCTTTATTCATTGATTCTTCATTTATTTCTCCACTAATAAGCTTTTCCTTGCAAAGCTTTAGCTGTTCACTATCGAATCCCCTAAATTCTGTAACTACTTTAATATTTTTTGCTTTTTTATTTTCATTTGGTAAATCTTCAGATAAGCTTTTTATATAAATTTCATTTACCTTTTCCTTTGGAATTTCTGTAGAATAATTTTGCCCTATAAACAGTCTGTGTACTTTATTTACTCCTTTTATACTTTTAACTTTTTCATAATCCTTATTTGAAAAACCTTTATTTTTTGTAGCTTGTTTGCTTAAACTATAATCTTGATAAGAAAATTCTTTAAACTTACTAAACTCTTCACCAAAACTCATCATACTACCAAACACTATAAATAAAACTATACTTATAACCATAGAACTTATGGTAACTACAAATCTTTTTCTGTTTATTTTTATATTTTTATAAGCTATTTCGCCTTCTACTTTAAATACTTTCTTTACTAATAAGTTACTTTTTACTCTTCTTATTTTTCCTTTTTTCTTACCTAAGTTATTTCTTATAGCCTCTAATGGTGATATTTTAGAAGCGGTTAAAGCTGGCTTAATTGATGATATATATACAGTTACTAATGCAACTAATGAACTTATAACCAATACCTTAGGTGATACCACTGTTATAAATTCTATTTCTATCATATCTCCTAAAATTTTTGTAATTACTATAAATAATATTTTCATTGCAAATATTCCACTTACAAGTCCTATAGGAATAGATACCAAACTTAAAACTGCTGCTTCTTTAAAAACAACCCTTCTTATTTGTTTAGGTGTAGCTCCCATAGATCGCAATATACCAAATTGTTTTATTCTCTCTATAACAGATATTTGAAAAATATTATATATAACTAATATGGTACATATAACTATTATAAAAATCACAAAAGCAACTATTTCTATTAAAGCGTCATTGGTGACATCATTCAAACCTCTTCCTTCTAAAGTCAATAAATAACTATTATATTCTACATTTAGATTATCTTTTTCACTCTTAGATAAAGATAAGTTCCCCTTAACCTCACTTACGTATTTTTTAATATCCTTCTTCTCGTTTACTTGAGTGTATACATTATATTTTCCATCTTTTTTATATTTATCAATAAAAGTTATTCCTCTAGCAGCTTCATTGTATTGTGAATAATATTTATCCTCTATTATACCAGTTAATATAAAATCTTTTTTAATTCCCTCTTTATATTTTCTTTCTGCTTTTTTCTCTTCTTCCTTCTTAGAAGCATTTTCTTTTTCAAGAAATCGACCTAAATCTAACGTTATCTTATCTCCTATCTTTGTACCCTTTGGAAGATATTCTAAAGCCCACTGCTGTATGGCAATTTCATTAGAATTTTTAGGAAGCCTTCCCTCTTTTAATTTAGTAGGTAACATGTCCAATGCTTCCTTATCCACTTCCTCAATTTCTATATACTTATATTTAGGTATTTGTTCTTCCTCGACTTCCTCCTTTGTAGCCTCATAAATTTTACTCTCGCCCAAATCCCCTACAATACCAATTTTTTCTGTATCCATATGAGCTTTTATCTTTTTAATTTCATTATAATCTATATTCCCAAACTTTACATGATAGTTAGCCTCATCCTTTTTAACAGATTCTATTTCACTTTGTTTAAAGCTAACTAAAAGAGTTCCTACTGCACATATTAAAGCTACTGAAAGTATTATCCCTACAGATGTAAGTATAGTCCTCTTCTTTTGATTTTTAAGATACCTCTTAGTTATGTCTAAATAACTCTTCATTATCTTATCACCTCATCCTTAACTATAACTCCATCCTCCATATGAATAATTCTATCTGCTTGAGAAGCTATATTTAAATCATGAGTTATGATTATAAGAGTTTGATTGTATTTTCTTACAGAAAACTTTAAAAGCTCAATAATTTCCTTAGAATTTTTACTATCCAAATTTCCAGTAGGCTCATCTGCAAGTATTATGGAAGGTTTATAAACTAATGCTCTCCCTATGGATACTCTCTGTTGTTGACCTCCTGATAATTGTGATGGTAAGTGATCTAATCTATCCCTTAATCCCAATATCTCTATTAGTTCATTCATATATTTTTCATCTGGCTTTTTATAATCTAGTAGAAGTGGCATCACCATATTTTCTTCTGCTGTCAAAACTGGTATCAAATTATAAAATTGAAATATAAATCCAACTTTTCTTCTTCTAAATATAGCCAATTGTTCTTCTTTAAGTTTAGAAATATTAACCCCATCTATAACAATTTCTCCAGAGGTTGGTTTATCTACACCTCCAAGCATGTGAAGCAAAGTACTCTTCCCCGATCCACTAGCTCCTACCACTGCCACAAATTCCCCTTTATTTATAGATATGTTAACTTCTTTCAAAGCTTCTACCTTTATTTCTCCTCTTCCATATGTCTTAGTAAGACCGGTAGTTTTTAAAATCTCCATATATATTCCTCCTGTTTATTTTCTCTTAACCTTATACTTTTATAATAACAGGTATTTCTTACATATAAGTGAATTTGTTTCTTACAATTTCGTAAGAAAGAGAATAAATTACGAAGCAAGTGTTGCAAGAAAAATCTGTCTTTAAGTCCACAATAAATATATTTTTTAAGACTGCTTACAATACGCCAAGAAATTCTAATGTTTTCAAATTTTAATACCCTAAAGCTTTCAAACTCGCTTTTACTAGCTGTTCTCTTGTTACTTATTCATAAATTAATTATAAAAAACTCTTTGAGTTTTATCCTTAACTATTACTTCTTACTTTTTACCTCTTAACTGGTCTGCCCTACAAATTTAAGTTTTATACAAGCCGATGCCTTACGGCAAAATATTATTAGTAACCGGGAATTAGGACTTAAACGAAAGGCTTCGCCTAAAAAAATATCATGAACACTTTCTTTTTATAAATTAAAGATTTTCCATAGCGAAGAGGAGGAAAATCATCCTTTAGTAGTTTTCTCCTCCCAAACCACATACATATTAAACTAAAAATCTCATTTTAATGTAGTAATAAATGTGGAATTGGGGACTATTGAACTAGCCTTAGAACTTCTTATGTCTCACAGTTAAAGAACCGTTAAGAAGCTTTCATGTTTGAACGAGGAACGAGTGAGTTTGAAAGCTTTAGGTTCTTTAACTGTGAGACATTTAGAAGTTCTTGGCGTATTGTGAACAGTCCCAAATTACACATTTATTACGGAATTAAAATCAGATTTTTCTTCAATGTATCGCTTCACACTTTTCTTATATGATTCCTTTGAGGAATATTATAGTGAACTCAGTGCCTTCCCCTTCAACACTCCTAACCTCAACACTTCCACCCTGTCTTTCTATAATACTTCTAGACAATGCAAGGCCTATACCTACACTATCACTGTTCTTATTTCTCTTTCCCTTATAAAATCTTTTAAATATATGAGGTAAATCTTCCTTGGCTATTCCTGAACCGTTGTCACTAATTACGATACTTATATAAATAGGAGTTTCTGAGGATACTATATTTATTTGACCCCCTTCACCAGTATGTTCTATACAATTCTTAACTATATTTGTTATACTTTCAGCTGTCCAATTCACATCGTGCTTAAGATTTATATCTCTTTTTACATCTATATTTATCCTTTGATTTTTTCCTTCCCACTTCACCTTTAAAGGTTCCAACGCCTTATTCACTGTAAGTAAAATAGGATTATAGGTACTTTCAAATTCTACGGCATTAGCTTCAATCTTAGCTATTTTTAATAAATTTTTAATTAGCCACTCCATTCTTTCTAATTGGTTTTTGCTTTTAATATAAAATTTGTTTTTTTCTTCTTCATTCTTTATAGAACCCTCTATAAAAAGCTCATTAAAAATCATAAGAGACGCTAGAGGTGTTTTTAACT from Haloimpatiens massiliensis includes:
- a CDS encoding QueT transporter family protein — protein: MNSSKKVRGIVFASVIAAIYAVLTILLSFMSFGVVQYRIAEGLTVLPFITPYAIPGLTIGCLISNIISPVGTVDMVLGTFATLIAAITTYYIGKTNLRHKKLLAPLPAVISNAIIIGLMLKYLYIPDMPLWLISLEVAWGEALCCYGLGLPILAVFQKNPVLKKFIK
- a CDS encoding ABC transporter ATP-binding protein; this translates as MLQIKNLYKVFNKGTVNENTLFNNFNLTVEKEDFVSIIGSNGAGKSTLLNIVSGNIDITAGSITLRGSEISRLPEYKRTKQIGRVFQNPSLGVSPNMTILENMSMAYNKGNKFNLSFAINKKHINMFKEVLAKLNIGLENKLHNKVGLLSGGQRQALSLIMAVITKPKLLLLDEHTAAIDPKTSEIIMDITKEIVEKDRITTLMVTHNLNDAITMGNRLIMIHKGQVVMDIKGNEKKNLTADKLLREFEKLENSISDNMLFS
- a CDS encoding ABC transporter permease, with product MDFLINVLEQGLIFSIAAIGVYITYKILDFPDLSVEGTFPLGAAIAAVGILKGINPFLACILATLGGVAAGAITGILHVKFKITNLLSGILVMISLYSINLRIMEKSNIPLFGQKTIFNLSLAPIFIILILAVVIKLLVDLFLKTKLGFILRVTGDNEQLVTSLGVNKDFIKVVGLMISNGLVSLCGAVTAQYQGFSDVGMGTGIVVMGLASVIMGESILKKFNFVKGSSMAILGAVLYKAVIALALKLGLPPTDLKLITAVIVVIALSLNNINNRSLGSAFGLTKIFKSKKGGASIASDKESIQSI
- a CDS encoding ABC transporter substrate-binding protein, translating into MVGKKKLSCLIALLMSSLFLGGCNNIVASQSQKTLKDKKIINIGISQFVEHPALESARKGFMDALKSKGYEENKNIKVDFQNAQGDMATAQTIAQNFASKDEDLIFAIATPCAQSAFNVIKEKPILITAVTDPVQSGLVKSLEKPSTNVTGTSDNVSIDKQLQLIKEMIPQAKTIGVVYNTSEKNSELQVENMKKAAQEFGFNIKTSGVTNVNEVAQSLNSLVGKIDVLYVPTDNTVVSSMPLVVNECYKRNIPIIGAESAHVKAGAVATNGIDYYKLGFQTGIMAVDVIEGKKVAEMPVQTSKDTNTVINKDACKKLNISIPKDIEEKAQIITGGVQ
- a CDS encoding HutP family protein, with the protein product MNLDSMDVAKAAIEMSISKREEEKELEDRFRKKDILTTAVNIGGNINNTMSKIIERALVASKKGGLIPENAHLYDGAVIGATKEALIQVLQKASGLNVGGKIGIARSGEHLCVTIFMSIGLLHLNEIAIGLGHRAIPKEKITISKI
- a CDS encoding L,D-transpeptidase family protein, with the translated sequence MNRFKKFFVFIIIMLIIILAFFIFFKKNSEKVSGINIKGYDSKKPIVIVVDLETNTLGVFQNDKLLKTYTVAGGKPSTPSPIGTWTIISKDTWGEGFGGRWMGFNVPWGKYGIHGTDKPGSIGWSSSHGCIRMRNNDVKELYKITPHGTKVIINGGPYGNFGSYLRPLEPGMRGSDVYEVQKYLKEKGYYNGNPDGIYGEGMKAIVHKFQKDNKLSISNTINSAFYKKLGIELKE
- a CDS encoding ABC transporter permease; this encodes MKNYSHISYRYLENNRKRSILTCIGIILSVALICAMGTLVVSYRENDMERTKREIGNFHVVFEGISEEKLRKIKSHLDSEKVGVLREIGKSKIYEANPKDINVKGMPIYKYIDIVSYDKKAMEMLPLSLKEGNLPKNENEIAIEQWALEYISNNPKVGDKITLPLGEFTKKNTEGSTMDNEEESLEEDFGDGSNYKYDEKEKRTFILSGIIDSKFYSQYNTRAKAITIPILDRSLKSKYNAYVYVNAKKNIEKYIDEVKLDMFLSGNNENMKVDFNYVLLNFEGRGIDKDYNKTIFLIAAFIIFIIIISTIMVIYNIFQMSVMDRIRQVGILRSIGATPKQIRKIVYKEAGVLSFISIPIGLLSGVIAMYIVFYIIKKILFGTKALEFKVVVSPYVFIISTAIALITIYVSCVKPAFMASKVSPLDAIKSNFRTKTKRVKKVRANILIKNIFKVEGEIAYKNIKKNKRRFLVTISSTIISIVLFIVFSFIMSIGNTVDSVKKQSYRDYELMKIPESNKNSGFSKKDYMSIQNIKGVEKIYRIFGSRDYEISVHKELITPEYRRILNSRNGQTSKEKNESIPLFLKGYDSEQLELCKNKLLKGSVSEEDINNENGVLLIQNGSISNPKSNKISVINFTNFKVGDEIEIFKTSGAGKEKVNKKLKVLGILQGAPIGDAKSDNGEIYAITTEELFKDITEDETFYSMHILVDEKADRKNITEKLKMFADESKRINLLDTKETLENKKKQSLIVGIFLYGFVAVITLISSLNIINTIGTNLILRKRELAALQAIGMTSRQINKMIYLEGGLYGIISSILGGVIGTVLTYVLDRILGEVREIKWSVPWKYIIIAAAGAIAISLLSAYFPLNRIKKESIIDNIRMEE